A DNA window from Legionella sp. MW5194 contains the following coding sequences:
- the holA gene encoding DNA polymerase III subunit delta, giving the protein MLIKHQDIRFQVSSPLSASYVLMGQDHFLIDQAVTTLKQTWNSLHSQGSDVKVMDIESSGDWARLMDAVTNYSLFAEATLVDARYGKKSLDSEGKAFFESYLARVNPDCLLLLRASDLTQKSLQFLVNHSQVTLVQTKAPDKAAVQRWVKEQLAQHAIRYQAAVLPLIEQYTRGNLAACAQLLDKIRITHDLEHELTITLMKQYLFDQAQYQLFELSDACLLGDTAQALIILRHAAENRVEWTLILWVLAQEVRLLLQLHHSIQLELPFSSTLNQLKIWPQRGKLYQTALKRHTEEGLSSLLAFCGKLDTLIKTSQTPQIPRHFELLVVGLCSGQQVLLP; this is encoded by the coding sequence ATGTTAATAAAACATCAGGATATCCGCTTTCAGGTCAGTTCCCCTTTATCAGCCAGTTATGTCTTGATGGGACAGGACCATTTTCTTATCGACCAGGCTGTCACCACCTTAAAGCAAACCTGGAATTCTTTGCACTCTCAAGGCAGTGATGTCAAGGTGATGGATATCGAGTCTTCTGGTGATTGGGCCAGACTGATGGATGCGGTGACTAATTATTCTCTTTTTGCGGAAGCGACCCTGGTGGACGCGCGCTATGGGAAAAAATCCTTGGACAGTGAGGGAAAGGCCTTTTTTGAATCGTATTTAGCCCGTGTCAATCCTGACTGCTTACTCCTTTTGCGCGCGTCAGATCTGACCCAAAAATCATTGCAGTTCCTGGTCAATCATTCTCAGGTGACTCTGGTACAGACAAAAGCCCCGGATAAAGCCGCCGTGCAACGCTGGGTCAAAGAGCAATTAGCCCAGCATGCCATTCGCTATCAGGCGGCTGTACTGCCATTGATTGAGCAATATACTCGCGGCAACTTAGCCGCCTGTGCGCAATTATTAGATAAAATCAGGATTACCCATGATCTTGAGCATGAATTAACGATTACACTGATGAAACAATACCTGTTTGATCAGGCTCAGTATCAATTGTTTGAGCTAAGCGACGCCTGCCTGCTGGGTGATACTGCTCAGGCCTTGATCATACTGCGGCATGCTGCTGAAAACCGGGTGGAATGGACACTGATTTTATGGGTTCTGGCTCAAGAAGTGCGTCTTTTACTGCAACTCCATCACAGCATTCAACTGGAGCTCCCTTTTTCCAGCACCTTGAATCAGTTAAAAATATGGCCTCAACGCGGAAAACTTTACCAGACAGCTTTAAAAAGGCATACAGAAGAAGGGTTATCCAGCTTGTTGGCGTTTTGCGGCAAACTGGATACACTAATCAAAACAAGTCAGACTCCGCAGATTCCACGTCATTTCGAATTGCTGGTCGTGGGCTTATGCTCGGGTCAACAGGTCCTATTACCTTGA
- a CDS encoding CvpA family protein — MQWYWVDLVILSIIGLSVITGLFRGFIKELIALVVWILALWLAYNYTDVVGPWFQPYIQDPTARKGAGFVVILLSTLLVGAIVNAILGFILKRTGLSGTDRLLGMAFGFVRGVFIVSLIMLVIQMTSMPHEEYSKNSRLYAKFNPIVQWLYSMLPDFIKKVQLIDTQKIVANASRDLEFTNLDEI, encoded by the coding sequence ATGCAATGGTACTGGGTTGATTTAGTCATTCTATCGATTATCGGTCTTTCGGTTATTACCGGTTTGTTCCGTGGCTTTATCAAGGAACTCATCGCCTTAGTGGTCTGGATTTTAGCCCTCTGGCTGGCTTATAACTACACTGACGTGGTGGGTCCCTGGTTTCAACCCTACATCCAGGATCCGACGGCACGTAAGGGCGCAGGCTTTGTGGTCATTCTATTGTCTACTTTGCTGGTTGGAGCCATTGTCAACGCGATATTAGGTTTTATCCTTAAACGTACAGGATTAAGCGGCACTGACCGGTTATTGGGCATGGCCTTTGGTTTTGTTCGTGGCGTTTTTATTGTGTCGCTGATTATGCTGGTTATTCAGATGACGTCGATGCCCCATGAGGAATATTCAAAGAATTCCCGCCTCTATGCCAAATTTAATCCCATTGTGCAATGGCTTTATAGCATGCTGCCTGATTTTATCAAAAAAGTTCAGCTGATCGATACCCAAAAAATTGTGGCGAACGCCTCCAGAGATCTGGAATTTACCAATCTCGATGAGATTTAA
- a CDS encoding aldehyde dehydrogenase family protein, giving the protein MDLLSKLGIASINPGAFSGQGWRSEIQGGRLTSYCPATGEKLAEVATCTLADYETILERAEKAALAWRQVPAPKRGEIIRQMGDALREHKDWLGSLVSLEMGKSKQEGDGEVQEMIDIADFAVGQSRMLYGNTMHSERPNHRMYEQWHPYGIVGVISAFNFPVAVWSWNAFIAAICGNVTLWKPSAKTPLCAIAVQHVCNKVLQANNCPEIFSLVIPDSHDVTERLVDDARIPLISFTGSTAVGKQVAAKVAGRLGKTILELGGNNAIILDESADLNLAIPGIVFGAVGTAGQRCTSTRRLFVHQTLYKDVVKRLQHAYEQITIGDPLDSNNLMGPLIDEQAVNQFKSAVSRIKQAGGQVVFGGEVLNKAGYFVQPTLVTDIRNDWDIVQEETFAPILYVMPFSTLDEAIALQNGVPQGLSSAIFTQNLKNAERFLSAKGSDCGIANVNIGTSGAEIGGAFGGEKETGGGRESGSDSWKAYMRRQTNTINWGDDLPLAQGIRFNLS; this is encoded by the coding sequence ATGGATTTATTAAGTAAGCTGGGCATTGCCTCCATCAACCCCGGTGCGTTCAGTGGCCAGGGTTGGCGCAGCGAGATACAAGGGGGTCGTTTGACCTCCTATTGCCCTGCAACCGGTGAAAAACTCGCTGAAGTGGCGACCTGCACCCTGGCTGATTACGAAACAATACTGGAACGTGCCGAGAAGGCCGCTTTAGCCTGGCGTCAGGTCCCGGCGCCCAAGCGCGGTGAAATTATCCGCCAAATGGGCGACGCGCTACGCGAGCATAAGGATTGGCTGGGAAGCCTGGTATCGCTTGAAATGGGTAAATCCAAGCAGGAGGGCGATGGCGAAGTTCAGGAAATGATTGATATTGCCGATTTTGCGGTGGGACAATCCCGCATGCTCTACGGCAACACCATGCACTCGGAACGTCCTAACCACCGTATGTATGAGCAATGGCATCCCTATGGCATCGTCGGTGTCATTTCAGCATTTAATTTTCCGGTGGCGGTGTGGTCATGGAATGCGTTTATTGCGGCCATCTGTGGCAATGTCACCTTATGGAAACCCTCTGCCAAGACACCTCTGTGTGCTATTGCTGTACAGCATGTCTGCAATAAAGTACTGCAGGCCAACAATTGCCCTGAAATTTTTTCACTGGTCATCCCTGATTCACATGATGTCACTGAACGTCTGGTTGATGATGCACGTATCCCGCTCATTTCATTTACCGGTTCCACGGCAGTAGGCAAACAAGTGGCTGCCAAAGTCGCTGGTCGCCTGGGTAAAACCATTCTGGAACTGGGTGGTAACAATGCCATTATTCTGGATGAGTCGGCTGACCTGAATCTGGCCATTCCAGGGATTGTTTTCGGTGCGGTGGGAACTGCCGGACAACGTTGTACCAGCACACGGCGATTGTTTGTTCATCAGACTCTTTATAAAGATGTCGTCAAGCGTCTTCAGCATGCCTATGAGCAAATTACTATCGGTGATCCATTGGACAGTAACAATCTCATGGGCCCCCTGATTGATGAGCAAGCGGTCAATCAATTTAAGTCGGCTGTTTCCCGCATTAAGCAGGCTGGGGGTCAGGTTGTTTTTGGTGGGGAAGTGTTGAACAAAGCCGGTTACTTTGTCCAGCCTACCCTGGTGACCGACATCAGAAATGACTGGGATATTGTGCAGGAAGAGACCTTTGCTCCGATTCTTTATGTCATGCCGTTCTCAACCCTGGATGAGGCCATTGCATTGCAAAACGGTGTACCGCAAGGGCTTTCTTCTGCTATCTTTACTCAGAACCTTAAAAATGCTGAGCGCTTTTTAAGCGCCAAAGGCAGCGATTGCGGCATTGCCAATGTCAATATTGGCACATCCGGCGCTGAAATCGGCGGGGCATTTGGCGGTGAGAAAGAAACCGGTGGCGGCCGTGAGTCCGGCTCCGATTCCTGGAAAGCCTACATGCGTCGTCAGACCAATACCATTAATTGGGGAGATGACTTACCTTTAGCCCAGGGAATACGGTTTAATCTGTCTTAG
- a CDS encoding SPOR domain-containing protein, whose protein sequence is MKFTMDERVKHRLVGIAVILSVVAIFMPAIMKKSSQRFDDNVSMSVKLPPKPALPQVSMPEEKEMFKTVKVAHVDIPPIDEEARPASTLAKAEPLSQMNKGPVIVAEEKPAKNAPAIAMADVKPAVVKTQAPPTRLTQIKKPALVKPVSKPTPVQVAARKTNPAVSKPLATANAVARYGYAVQLATFSQQRNAVALIARLKSKGYQARFNKVVDNKGTVYKVIVGNMKERQQAQKLQQQLASAIQLNGFIVTTRVS, encoded by the coding sequence ATGAAATTTACTATGGATGAGCGCGTCAAGCATCGCTTGGTAGGCATTGCCGTCATTTTGTCAGTTGTGGCTATATTTATGCCCGCCATTATGAAAAAATCCAGTCAACGATTTGATGACAACGTCAGTATGTCCGTTAAATTACCGCCTAAACCCGCTTTACCGCAAGTGTCCATGCCGGAAGAAAAGGAAATGTTTAAAACGGTGAAAGTGGCCCATGTTGATATTCCTCCAATTGACGAAGAAGCAAGACCGGCATCGACCCTGGCTAAGGCTGAGCCGTTGAGCCAGATGAATAAAGGCCCGGTCATTGTCGCTGAAGAAAAACCTGCAAAAAATGCTCCGGCCATCGCAATGGCTGACGTAAAACCTGCGGTTGTCAAAACCCAGGCTCCGCCGACGCGCCTCACTCAAATTAAAAAGCCTGCACTGGTTAAGCCGGTCAGTAAGCCGACACCGGTTCAGGTTGCTGCCAGGAAAACAAACCCCGCAGTCAGCAAACCACTTGCGACGGCCAATGCAGTGGCACGTTATGGTTATGCTGTCCAATTAGCGACGTTTTCTCAGCAACGCAATGCCGTGGCATTAATTGCGCGTTTAAAGAGCAAAGGGTATCAGGCTCGCTTTAATAAAGTGGTTGATAACAAAGGCACCGTTTATAAAGTAATTGTTGGTAACATGAAAGAACGACAGCAAGCCCAGAAATTACAGCAGCAACTGGCCAGCGCCATTCAGTTGAATGGATTCATCGTTACTACCCGGGTTAGTTAG
- the lptE gene encoding LPS assembly lipoprotein LptE, with amino-acid sequence MQKRLVLLSLVSLLAACGFKLRGVAEMPRWLNHVAVVIQDAHRDLGPLLKEQLEAYNIVVVSNPAEAHYLLIVERDHNQQQLTSVSASTTPRQYQLVYTVRFSLVKQRGPVLIPSTQVGVSRQLTVNNDRILGSDFEESTLYNEMRRDAVMQILIRLNRKPQQ; translated from the coding sequence ATGCAAAAGCGACTTGTTCTCTTAAGCTTGGTCAGTCTGCTCGCAGCCTGCGGCTTTAAATTGCGCGGCGTAGCAGAAATGCCGCGTTGGCTCAATCATGTCGCGGTGGTCATCCAGGATGCTCATCGCGATTTAGGCCCTCTGCTTAAAGAACAACTTGAGGCTTACAACATCGTGGTTGTCTCAAATCCTGCCGAAGCTCACTACCTGCTTATTGTGGAGCGGGATCACAACCAGCAACAGCTCACCAGCGTCAGTGCCAGCACGACTCCCCGTCAATATCAACTGGTGTACACCGTTCGTTTTTCATTGGTTAAACAGAGGGGACCCGTACTGATTCCCTCAACCCAAGTGGGAGTATCACGGCAATTGACAGTCAACAATGATCGAATTTTAGGTTCAGATTTTGAAGAATCGACGTTGTATAACGAAATGCGCCGGGATGCCGTGATGCAAATCCTTATTCGCTTGAACCGTAAGCCGCAACAGTAA
- the leuS gene encoding leucine--tRNA ligase yields MDISYKPRDVEEQAQQYWLKKQSFNVTEDLNREKFYCLSMFPYPSGTLHMGHVRNYTLGDVIARYQRALGKNVLQPIGWDAFGLPAENAAIKHGIHPAEWTRKNIASMKEQFMRLGNAYDWKREIATCDADYYRWEQWFFIKLYEKGLVYKKNALVNWDPVDQTVLANEQVVDGRGWRSGALVERREISQWFIKITAYADELLNDLDTLDEWPSQVKQMQRNWIGRSEGCEIAFKVEGYAKKLKIYTTRPDTLMGVTYLAVAPDHPLAKEAAKTNAAVQEFVESCQGVRMAEADLATMEKRGIATSFMAIHPITGAEVPVWIANFVLMQYGSGAVMAVPAHDQRDWEFAQKYQLPLKEVIKPVEGTHDYSQSAFTGEGELIHSEPFNGLPSAQAIKTISTYIEEQELGKITVNYRLRDWGVSRQRYWGTPIPMIHCEECGIVPVPEDELPVELPENIQFSGNGSPLAQCSDFLHTQCPKCRQDAMRETDTFDTFVESSWYYARFACKGQDNAMLDDRAKYWTPVDQYIGGIEHAVMHLLYARFFHKLMRDEGLVNSDEPFKALLTQGMVLKDGHKMSKSLGNIVDPNHLIDTYGADTARLFVMFAAPPEQSLEWSDTAVEGAHRFLKRIWAFAYQHQDLIKEANNAISDGNGHVDWQHAESRLKKSRMAVNQILAQASNDYEKHQFNTVVSGCMKLFNELSAYAVETEDDKYFIHAGMSILLRLLAPITPHIGHHLWQQLGYDRVIIDAPWPKVDKSALKSDELDFVVQVNGKLRAQFSADSDSDEDTLIQLAKQHAHAFIEDKAIKKAIVVMHRQLINLVVS; encoded by the coding sequence ATGGATATTAGCTATAAACCGCGAGATGTTGAAGAACAAGCCCAACAGTATTGGCTTAAAAAACAATCGTTTAATGTCACTGAAGATTTAAACAGAGAAAAATTTTATTGCTTATCCATGTTCCCTTACCCCAGCGGAACACTGCATATGGGGCATGTCCGGAATTATACTCTGGGCGATGTGATTGCCCGCTACCAGCGGGCGCTGGGTAAAAATGTTTTGCAACCCATTGGCTGGGATGCATTCGGTTTGCCCGCTGAAAACGCTGCCATTAAACATGGCATTCATCCGGCTGAGTGGACCCGAAAAAACATTGCCTCCATGAAAGAACAATTCATGCGTCTTGGCAACGCTTATGACTGGAAGCGCGAAATCGCAACCTGTGATGCCGATTATTACCGCTGGGAACAGTGGTTTTTCATTAAATTGTATGAAAAAGGCCTGGTCTATAAAAAGAATGCCCTGGTTAACTGGGATCCTGTGGATCAGACGGTGCTCGCCAATGAGCAGGTCGTAGACGGCCGCGGCTGGCGCTCAGGCGCGCTGGTTGAACGACGGGAAATATCCCAGTGGTTTATTAAAATCACCGCTTACGCGGATGAACTGCTTAATGATTTGGATACGCTGGACGAATGGCCTTCCCAGGTCAAACAGATGCAGCGCAACTGGATAGGCCGCTCCGAGGGCTGCGAAATTGCCTTTAAAGTGGAAGGCTATGCCAAAAAGCTTAAAATTTATACCACCCGCCCCGATACCCTCATGGGAGTAACCTATCTGGCCGTCGCACCAGACCATCCGCTGGCGAAAGAAGCCGCCAAAACCAATGCCGCTGTTCAGGAATTTGTTGAAAGCTGTCAGGGTGTCCGTATGGCGGAGGCTGATCTGGCCACCATGGAAAAAAGAGGAATAGCGACTTCTTTCATGGCCATTCATCCAATCACCGGCGCTGAGGTTCCCGTGTGGATAGCCAATTTTGTCCTGATGCAATACGGTTCCGGTGCGGTAATGGCCGTCCCCGCACACGATCAGCGCGACTGGGAATTCGCACAAAAATACCAATTGCCTTTGAAAGAAGTCATCAAACCCGTTGAAGGCACCCATGACTACAGCCAATCGGCTTTTACCGGCGAAGGTGAGTTGATTCATTCAGAACCATTTAATGGACTCCCCTCTGCTCAGGCGATTAAAACCATTTCAACCTATATTGAAGAACAGGAACTGGGTAAAATCACAGTCAATTATCGCCTTCGTGACTGGGGCGTTTCAAGACAACGCTACTGGGGTACACCGATTCCCATGATTCATTGTGAAGAATGCGGCATTGTCCCCGTACCTGAAGATGAATTACCCGTTGAACTCCCGGAAAACATTCAATTCTCAGGCAACGGTTCGCCCTTGGCCCAGTGCAGTGACTTTCTGCATACGCAATGCCCCAAATGCCGACAGGATGCGATGCGTGAAACCGATACCTTCGATACCTTCGTGGAGTCTTCCTGGTACTATGCCCGTTTTGCCTGTAAGGGGCAGGACAATGCCATGCTCGACGATCGTGCCAAGTATTGGACACCGGTGGATCAATACATTGGCGGGATTGAACATGCAGTAATGCATCTGCTCTATGCCCGATTTTTTCATAAATTGATGCGGGATGAAGGGCTTGTCAATTCCGATGAACCCTTCAAGGCATTACTGACTCAAGGTATGGTGCTCAAAGACGGCCATAAAATGTCTAAATCCTTAGGCAATATCGTTGATCCAAATCACCTGATTGATACCTACGGCGCCGACACGGCCCGTCTGTTTGTGATGTTTGCGGCACCGCCAGAACAATCCCTGGAATGGTCCGATACCGCCGTGGAAGGAGCTCATCGTTTTCTCAAGCGCATCTGGGCCTTTGCGTATCAGCATCAGGATCTGATTAAGGAAGCCAACAATGCCATTTCCGACGGCAATGGGCACGTGGATTGGCAACACGCTGAAAGCCGGCTTAAAAAATCACGCATGGCTGTCAATCAGATTCTCGCACAGGCCAGCAATGATTATGAAAAGCACCAGTTCAACACGGTGGTTTCAGGCTGCATGAAATTATTTAATGAATTATCAGCCTATGCTGTTGAAACGGAAGACGACAAGTATTTTATTCATGCAGGCATGAGCATTTTATTGCGCCTGTTAGCGCCCATAACCCCGCACATTGGTCACCATTTGTGGCAGCAGCTTGGTTATGATCGTGTGATCATCGATGCGCCATGGCCCAAGGTGGATAAAAGTGCGCTGAAAAGCGACGAGCTCGATTTTGTTGTTCAGGTTAACGGCAAACTGCGCGCGCAATTCAGTGCGGACAGTGACAGCGATGAGGACACCCTGATTCAATTGGCAAAGCAGCATGCCCATGCGTTCATCGAGGACAAAGCCATTAAAAAGGCCATTGTGGTTATGCACCGCCAATTAATCAATCTGGTTGTCAGCTGA
- the lnt gene encoding apolipoprotein N-acyltransferase, translated as MEVSTPIEQFESFAVKKRAIPVFLRFFFFGLMLPLSFAPFHLPGLAILSLALFYHLLNETPKSAFLHGLVYGFGFFGLGVSWIFVSIHEYGHLNDLLSALITFLFIIYLSLFPALTAFLFNRLRIQPFTLLSAFAFSALWILGEYLRATFLTGFPWLLLGFGQFDAPFKFLLPIIGVYGIGFLTCFAAALLSLGFKAQGVTRLRHVVLFIVIVLTPFVFKHRQWSESHAAPVSVGVIQANLSMRDKWDEALFWQLLQGYQEETEKLLGTELILMPESAIPLPPSYVSDFLYQMQQRAKRAGSAILLGIPQPVSPGDERYFNSLITLGKARGSYQKQHLVPFGEYMPRFFIALSDWLGIPDANLQAGKSDQTLIRVQKHAIASLICYELAYGDLLRRQLPAAEWIVSISDDGWFGHSLAMYQQQQMAQVRSLQVARYQAVANNDGLSSIINHQGDIVASLPAFTSGLLRASLYPMTGSTPWTYWGDTPVLLFCALIYLFCLVQKQLKNKDSAEAIAGEVKRRYPYQPV; from the coding sequence ATGGAAGTCAGCACTCCAATTGAACAATTTGAATCATTTGCTGTAAAAAAGAGGGCTATTCCTGTCTTTTTACGGTTTTTTTTCTTTGGTTTAATGCTGCCCCTGAGTTTTGCGCCCTTCCATCTGCCAGGTTTAGCCATCCTTTCGCTGGCTTTGTTTTATCATCTTTTAAATGAGACTCCGAAATCCGCTTTTCTTCATGGCCTGGTTTATGGATTTGGTTTTTTCGGGTTGGGCGTCTCCTGGATCTTTGTGAGCATTCATGAGTATGGTCATTTAAACGATTTGCTCTCGGCGCTCATTACCTTTCTGTTTATCATTTACCTCTCCCTGTTTCCGGCCTTGACGGCATTTTTGTTCAACCGGCTCAGAATTCAACCCTTTACTCTACTCTCAGCCTTTGCTTTCAGTGCCCTTTGGATTCTTGGTGAATACCTGCGCGCCACATTTCTGACAGGGTTTCCCTGGCTTTTGCTCGGCTTCGGTCAATTCGATGCACCGTTTAAGTTTCTCCTCCCGATCATCGGCGTGTATGGCATCGGTTTTCTAACCTGCTTTGCTGCTGCCCTGCTATCGCTGGGTTTTAAAGCACAGGGCGTCACCCGCTTAAGGCATGTTGTCCTCTTCATTGTCATCGTGCTCACGCCCTTCGTTTTTAAACACAGGCAGTGGAGCGAATCGCATGCAGCACCTGTCAGCGTCGGTGTCATTCAGGCGAACTTATCCATGCGCGACAAATGGGATGAGGCCTTATTCTGGCAATTACTGCAAGGTTATCAGGAGGAAACGGAAAAACTGTTGGGAACGGAACTGATTCTGATGCCTGAATCAGCGATTCCCCTGCCGCCAAGTTATGTCAGTGATTTTCTTTACCAGATGCAGCAGCGGGCGAAACGGGCAGGCAGCGCCATTCTACTAGGTATCCCTCAACCGGTTTCCCCGGGCGACGAGCGTTACTTCAATTCATTAATTACACTCGGCAAAGCCAGAGGCAGTTATCAGAAGCAGCATCTTGTTCCCTTCGGGGAATACATGCCCCGGTTTTTTATTGCACTCAGCGACTGGCTGGGCATACCCGATGCCAATCTGCAGGCAGGCAAGTCCGATCAAACGCTTATTCGCGTTCAAAAACACGCCATTGCCAGCCTTATCTGTTATGAATTGGCGTATGGCGACCTGTTACGCCGTCAATTACCCGCCGCGGAATGGATCGTTTCCATCAGCGATGACGGCTGGTTTGGCCACTCCCTTGCCATGTACCAGCAGCAACAAATGGCCCAGGTTCGTTCCTTGCAGGTCGCCCGTTATCAGGCAGTCGCCAACAATGACGGTTTATCTTCCATCATCAATCACCAGGGAGACATTGTCGCGTCGTTACCCGCATTCACCTCGGGTCTGTTGCGCGCCTCCCTCTACCCGATGACCGGCAGCACGCCATGGACGTATTGGGGAGATACACCGGTTTTGTTATTTTGTGCCCTGATCTATCTATTCTGCCTGGTTCAAAAGCAATTAAAAAACAAAGACTCGGCAGAAGCTATTGCTGGCGAGGTCAAGAGGCGTTATCCTTACCAGCCTGTCTGA
- the nadD gene encoding nicotinate-nucleotide adenylyltransferase yields MNNLILFGGTFDPVHKGHMNTALAVQNHFHFDCFSFLPCRVPLLKEEAHASGEQRVAMLTLALAELPSTLNFQIDCTEIERDSPSYMVTTLSHLREKRGYELPVTLLLGQDTFYQLPAWHQWERLLDLCNLLVIKRPSVVVKPPQAVQLLLRHHEKQEEGLLLTEKAGVIQQFNAGQYPLSSTQIRRQLREGQVISSDMLPVSVMKYINTHGLYR; encoded by the coding sequence TTGAATAACCTCATCCTTTTTGGCGGCACCTTCGACCCGGTTCACAAAGGTCATATGAATACAGCCCTGGCTGTGCAGAATCACTTTCATTTTGATTGCTTTTCTTTTCTACCCTGCAGGGTTCCTTTATTGAAGGAAGAAGCACATGCGTCTGGAGAACAGCGTGTGGCAATGTTAACACTTGCTTTAGCAGAGTTGCCGTCAACGTTGAATTTTCAAATCGATTGCACTGAAATTGAACGCGACTCTCCTTCTTACATGGTGACAACGTTAAGCCACTTGCGAGAGAAACGAGGTTATGAACTGCCTGTAACCCTGCTCCTTGGTCAGGATACCTTTTACCAGCTCCCCGCCTGGCATCAATGGGAAAGGTTGCTTGATCTATGCAATTTGCTGGTTATAAAGCGGCCTTCTGTCGTTGTTAAGCCTCCCCAAGCAGTGCAGCTGCTGTTACGCCATCATGAAAAGCAGGAGGAAGGTTTGCTTTTGACAGAAAAGGCTGGTGTCATTCAACAGTTTAATGCAGGGCAATACCCCCTTTCGTCAACTCAAATCCGCAGGCAATTGCGTGAGGGTCAGGTAATCAGCAGCGACATGTTGCCCGTTTCTGTAATGAAATACATCAATACCCATGGCCTGTACCGCTAA
- a CDS encoding saccharopine dehydrogenase family protein — protein MYNVMITGAGKIGSLIACLLAESGDYQVHIADLEFSGTDVSRLLQTMPQIKTVAMDVKDEHSILTYLQTNNIVAVISSLPYFLNTHVAKVAKAAKAHYFDLTEDTSVTEAVKQIAEGADTAFVPQCGLAPGFISIAANSLMKEFDECLHAELRVGALPQRANNALHYSLTWSTDGVINEYGNLCYGIEHGKPAVMRPLEGLEAIQIDGCEYEAFNTSGGLGSLAELYEGKIQTLNYKTMRYPGHCEKMRLLMNDLKLNEDRDTLKRILERAIPKTYQDIVIVYVSVEGIKHGELSEKSYVRKVYPATICGLEWSAIQVSTASGVCAVVDLVLGQENEYHGLVLQENFLLSDVLANRFGHYYA, from the coding sequence ATGTACAACGTTATGATTACCGGAGCGGGTAAAATTGGCAGTCTGATTGCCTGTTTGTTAGCAGAAAGCGGCGATTATCAGGTCCATATTGCTGATTTGGAATTTTCCGGAACGGACGTAAGCCGGTTGCTGCAAACCATGCCGCAAATCAAAACCGTCGCGATGGATGTAAAGGACGAGCACTCAATTTTGACTTATCTGCAAACCAATAATATTGTTGCGGTCATTTCAAGTCTGCCTTATTTCCTCAATACCCATGTTGCCAAAGTAGCCAAAGCGGCTAAAGCGCATTATTTTGATTTAACCGAAGACACGTCGGTCACAGAGGCTGTGAAGCAGATTGCTGAGGGTGCCGACACCGCGTTTGTCCCCCAGTGCGGTTTGGCTCCAGGGTTTATCAGTATCGCGGCCAATAGTCTAATGAAAGAGTTTGACGAATGCCTGCATGCGGAGCTTCGTGTCGGTGCTTTACCGCAACGTGCCAACAATGCCCTGCATTATTCACTGACCTGGTCCACCGATGGGGTCATTAATGAATACGGTAATCTGTGTTATGGCATCGAACATGGCAAGCCCGCTGTCATGCGGCCGCTGGAGGGGCTCGAAGCCATTCAAATCGATGGCTGTGAATACGAAGCATTCAATACCTCCGGCGGGCTTGGAAGTCTGGCTGAATTGTACGAGGGTAAAATTCAGACATTGAATTACAAAACCATGCGCTACCCTGGTCATTGCGAAAAAATGCGTTTATTAATGAATGATCTAAAATTAAATGAAGACCGTGACACCTTAAAGCGCATTTTAGAACGCGCCATTCCCAAAACCTACCAGGATATCGTGATTGTTTATGTGTCGGTTGAAGGCATCAAACACGGCGAACTGTCTGAGAAGAGCTACGTGAGAAAAGTCTATCCCGCAACGATCTGCGGGCTTGAATGGTCTGCTATTCAAGTCAGTACGGCCTCCGGGGTCTGCGCAGTGGTTGATCTGGTCCTTGGTCAGGAAAATGAATACCATGGCCTCGTCCTCCAGGAAAACTTCCTGTTGTCGGATGTTCTTGCCAATCGTTTCGGCCATTACTACGCATAG